A single window of Methylacidimicrobium sp. AP8 DNA harbors:
- a CDS encoding SufE family protein, with amino-acid sequence MPSVDAPLPAGLQEIVHLFESLPAQEKRELLIAYSDRAGEYAPKEGETFLLSDVRKDEECTDSVGVFLKADSGDRLLFRMSLGPHVQTLTRAMASILCQGLAGSTAAEVMAIPNTFVPKIVGTELVRQRSQTVYYILARLKGACRRLLVEQRQAQSAGSAP; translated from the coding sequence ATGCCAAGCGTCGACGCACCATTGCCCGCGGGCCTGCAGGAGATCGTCCATCTCTTTGAAAGCCTCCCTGCGCAGGAAAAGAGGGAATTGCTCATCGCCTACAGCGACCGTGCCGGCGAATATGCCCCAAAGGAGGGGGAGACCTTTTTACTCTCGGATGTCCGTAAAGACGAGGAGTGCACCGATTCGGTCGGTGTCTTCCTGAAGGCTGATTCGGGAGATCGACTTCTTTTCCGAATGTCGCTCGGTCCCCACGTGCAGACTCTTACCCGTGCTATGGCCTCGATCCTTTGTCAGGGATTGGCGGGTTCGACCGCGGCGGAGGTGATGGCGATCCCGAACACCTTCGTACCGAAAATCGTCGGCACCGAGCTCGTCCGCCAGCGGAGCCAGACCGTCTATTACATCCTGGCACGCCTCAAAGGCGCATGTCGACGCCTGCTCGTCGAACAGCGACAGGCGCAGTCCGCGGGCTCCGCGCCATGA
- the bioB gene encoding biotin synthase BioB — protein sequence METLESLRRLYDQPLLPLLTRARSVHVVHHPENEIQRCELVNIKAGGCSEDCRYCAQSLRYATGITRQGILDPSSLRRAAREARLRGATRLCLGAAWRGLKEGDSRLHEVCRLVETIRDEGLEICVTLGLLRPAAARRLREAGVTVYNHNLNSGPKFYREIATTHSFADRIATLRAAQEAGLRLCSGGILGMGESVDDRLEMLLALLEFDPAPESVPLNLLVPIPGTPLSSQPPVDPLDLVRLICVTRIVLPRSRIRLAAGRRRLPPETQLLCFLAGANSIFIGEKLLTTPNASFDSDRVLFESLGVSSSGSNSCPRSKSAEPLLRRNPCRGSNFAGSVDQRGD from the coding sequence ATGGAGACCTTGGAAAGTCTTCGAAGGCTTTATGATCAGCCACTCCTGCCTCTCCTCACGCGCGCCCGCTCCGTCCATGTCGTCCACCATCCGGAGAATGAGATCCAGCGCTGTGAGCTTGTGAACATCAAGGCGGGAGGGTGCTCGGAGGACTGCCGGTACTGCGCGCAAAGCTTGCGGTACGCAACCGGAATCACCCGGCAGGGGATTCTCGACCCTTCCTCTCTTCGCCGGGCGGCGCGGGAAGCACGCCTCCGCGGAGCAACCCGTCTCTGCCTGGGAGCTGCCTGGCGTGGTCTCAAAGAAGGAGATAGCCGGCTCCATGAGGTCTGTCGACTCGTGGAAACGATTCGTGACGAGGGCCTGGAGATCTGCGTGACCTTGGGTCTGCTCCGACCGGCGGCCGCACGTCGTCTTCGCGAGGCCGGGGTCACGGTTTACAATCACAACCTCAATTCCGGTCCGAAGTTCTATCGGGAAATCGCGACGACCCATTCCTTCGCGGACAGGATTGCCACCCTGCGCGCGGCGCAAGAGGCCGGCTTGCGCCTTTGCAGCGGCGGCATCCTGGGCATGGGGGAAAGCGTGGATGACCGCTTGGAAATGCTGCTGGCCCTTCTTGAGTTCGACCCCGCGCCGGAAAGCGTCCCGCTCAATCTTCTCGTTCCCATTCCGGGCACCCCTCTCAGTTCTCAACCGCCGGTCGACCCACTCGACTTGGTGCGACTAATCTGCGTGACGCGCATCGTCCTCCCCCGCAGCCGGATCCGGTTGGCGGCCGGGCGGCGCCGCTTGCCGCCCGAAACCCAGCTCCTCTGCTTTCTGGCCGGCGCCAACTCGATTTTCATCGGCGAAAAGCTGCTCACCACACCCAATGCCTCGTTCGATTCCGATCGCGTGCTTTTCGAAAGCTTGGGGGTAAGCTCGTCCGGTTCCAATTCTTGCCCGCGATCGAAGTCAGCTGAGCCGCTCCTCCGGCGAAATCCTTGCCGCGGCAGCAACTTTGCGGGATCGGTTGACCAACGTGGCGATTGA
- the upp gene encoding uracil phosphoribosyltransferase, translated as MSGLHHVQHPVLYDRITQMRDRRTDQSLFVRLLEEACFVLAVEATRDFALKSIPVATPLEDTRGPILSEAVVLVPILRAGLGMLPPFRTLLPQAAVSFIGALRDEHTLEPSIYLDRIPAVTSDAQVVLLDPMLATGGTAVTILNLLKERGARRLRLVCCLSSPEGIRRVQEAHPEVTIFTGAIDRGLNERGFILPGLGDAGDRQFGTRARSLPGHPGDG; from the coding sequence ATGTCCGGCCTGCATCATGTCCAACATCCCGTCCTCTACGATCGCATTACCCAGATGCGCGACCGGCGAACCGATCAGAGCCTTTTCGTTCGCTTGCTGGAAGAAGCCTGTTTTGTTCTCGCCGTGGAGGCGACGCGCGATTTCGCGCTCAAGTCGATCCCTGTCGCTACCCCGTTGGAAGACACTCGAGGCCCCATCCTCTCGGAAGCGGTTGTGCTCGTGCCGATCCTGCGCGCCGGCTTGGGCATGCTCCCGCCCTTCCGTACCCTTCTTCCCCAAGCCGCTGTTTCCTTCATCGGCGCGCTGCGAGACGAGCATACGCTGGAACCGTCCATTTATCTCGACCGCATTCCTGCGGTGACTTCCGATGCGCAGGTCGTTCTCTTGGATCCGATGCTCGCAACCGGAGGCACCGCCGTGACCATTCTCAACCTGCTCAAGGAGCGAGGAGCCCGGCGGCTCCGCCTCGTCTGCTGCCTCTCTTCCCCGGAAGGAATCCGCAGGGTACAGGAAGCTCATCCGGAAGTGACCATCTTCACCGGAGCCATCGATCGCGGGCTGAACGAGCGCGGCTTCATTCTCCCGGGGCTGGGGGACGCCGGCGATCGGCAATTCGGCACCCGCGCCCGCTCGCTTCCGGGCCATCCCGGAGATGGCTGA
- the hemB gene encoding porphobilinogen synthase, protein MANSSHKLALRRRPRRLRATEAIRRLIEEHVLNVSDLVAPIFCKESGPQEEIESMPGVFRHNPADAVRLALDLYEAGVPGVALFPCIPEEKKDAKGSAALDPAGLIPRVVREIKARGAGLLVIADVALDPYTDHGHDGVWNAETGEIENDPTVFVLCEMARILGEAGVDFVAPSDMMDGRIAAIRVSLDAAELERVGILAYAVKFASAFYGPFRDAIGSRRGKGYLDKRSYQLNPANLREGLLEAQLDEEEGADILMVKPAGPYLDVISNVRARTLLPVAAYQVSGEYAQIIAAAGKGWLDLEAAYRESLLAIKRAGADLIFTYFAPLFAGIKL, encoded by the coding sequence ATGGCAAATTCCTCCCATAAGCTTGCACTGCGCCGCCGTCCTCGGAGGCTCCGGGCCACCGAGGCGATCCGGCGGTTGATCGAAGAGCACGTTCTGAACGTGAGCGACCTCGTCGCACCTATTTTTTGCAAGGAAAGCGGGCCGCAGGAGGAGATCGAGTCGATGCCCGGGGTCTTTCGACACAATCCGGCCGACGCCGTCCGGCTGGCGCTGGATTTATACGAAGCGGGGGTACCGGGTGTCGCCCTCTTTCCCTGCATCCCCGAAGAAAAGAAGGACGCGAAGGGATCAGCCGCGCTGGACCCTGCGGGGTTGATACCCCGGGTGGTGCGGGAGATCAAGGCGAGAGGGGCGGGTCTGCTGGTGATCGCCGACGTCGCTCTGGATCCCTATACGGACCACGGGCACGACGGTGTTTGGAATGCGGAGACCGGAGAGATCGAGAATGATCCGACTGTCTTCGTACTCTGCGAGATGGCGCGGATCCTCGGCGAGGCGGGCGTCGATTTCGTCGCGCCTTCCGACATGATGGACGGAAGGATCGCCGCCATCCGGGTGAGCTTGGATGCGGCGGAACTGGAGCGGGTGGGGATCCTGGCCTATGCCGTCAAATTTGCTTCCGCTTTTTACGGGCCTTTTCGCGACGCTATCGGAAGCCGCCGAGGGAAAGGGTATTTGGATAAAAGAAGCTATCAGCTCAATCCGGCCAACCTTCGTGAGGGCTTGCTCGAAGCGCAGCTCGATGAGGAGGAAGGAGCGGATATCCTCATGGTTAAGCCGGCGGGACCCTATCTGGACGTGATTTCGAACGTCCGTGCGCGCACTCTTCTTCCCGTCGCCGCCTACCAGGTCAGCGGCGAATATGCGCAAATCATCGCTGCCGCGGGAAAGGGCTGGCTCGATCTGGAAGCGGCCTATCGGGAATCTCTTCTCGCCATCAAGCGCGCGGGGGCGGATCTTATTTTTACTTATTTCGCCCCTCTCTTTGCAGGCATTAAGCTGTAA
- a CDS encoding glutamine-synthetase adenylyltransferase: protein MDWRELCGAGADASRKLDALRVLKHREQLRIGFLDFAGRYSWQETVAALSHLADFSIASVLRLVEEELRVTHGSVSVLALGKLGGQELNYSSDIDIVFLAGDEESRFAAPLRTTIAQRVISGLSGAGKAGALYRVDLRLRPDGDSGALVPSLSESERYYAASGETWERMALIKARYVAGDPDLGYEFELLRQHFCFPRHLTEEVFEEIAAMKARIDEEILLGDRKLRDVKLGPGGIREIEFVAQALQLFYGARQPIIQVRSTCSALRALATVQILPFEEAEALTKAYGFLRNLEHRLQMVEELQTHLLPTDSDARAEIAKSLGLSPPDFESTLQKHRTLVHELFQKYFIKKCETHAHIPLGVFAAPAEAERNLAALQVRDSLLSAPRAARAYRRLAPFLAQSLASAVDPDAVLRRFVSFVSKYGARSFLYETLAANPKALDLLIRLFDASSFFSEILFAQPELFEEVTQSPSLGRQKNRADYLRELESLPGEPAVAARIYRRGELLRILLRDILGLADLAAIQEEYTALAEACLELACRRSSRGNLAYVALGRFGGGDLAYGSDLDCLCIGAPEEAALAVHRFLTETLGAGILFPMDYRLRPHGEGPLARPVEAYERYYRDEAEFWEIQALTRARFVAGDPTTGQRFIDKVERIWLDRTASCPVDKVIAMRERIEAERHAGVLSFRRFKTGIGGILDIEFGITLWLMKERKREPNFWKALVALQAALPAVAQRFEQGYRFLRRLEAVLRRERNQHQEILPEDPQAWNRLGRRLGFATLEEFIEAYEGQRKAIRAGYVELCERVRRSLH, encoded by the coding sequence ATGGACTGGCGTGAGCTGTGCGGGGCCGGCGCGGATGCTTCCCGCAAGCTCGACGCGTTGCGGGTCTTGAAGCACCGGGAGCAGCTGCGGATCGGCTTCCTCGACTTTGCGGGACGTTATTCTTGGCAGGAAACAGTCGCGGCCCTTTCGCATCTCGCCGATTTTTCCATCGCCTCAGTTCTACGACTCGTTGAGGAAGAACTTCGTGTGACGCACGGTTCGGTTTCGGTGCTTGCGTTGGGGAAGCTGGGCGGACAAGAGCTGAACTACAGCTCGGACATCGACATCGTCTTCCTTGCCGGGGACGAGGAGAGCCGTTTTGCCGCACCGCTTCGGACGACCATCGCCCAACGCGTCATATCCGGGCTTTCCGGTGCGGGCAAAGCCGGAGCGCTCTATCGGGTCGATTTGCGGCTGCGCCCGGATGGCGACTCCGGGGCGCTGGTGCCCTCATTGTCCGAGAGCGAGCGGTATTATGCGGCCTCCGGCGAGACCTGGGAGCGGATGGCGCTGATCAAAGCACGCTACGTCGCAGGAGATCCTGACCTGGGGTACGAGTTCGAACTGTTGCGGCAACACTTTTGCTTTCCCCGCCATCTCACGGAGGAGGTCTTCGAGGAGATCGCCGCGATGAAGGCCCGCATCGATGAGGAGATCCTGCTCGGCGATCGGAAGCTGCGTGACGTAAAGCTCGGACCGGGAGGAATCCGCGAGATCGAATTCGTCGCGCAGGCGCTGCAGCTTTTTTATGGGGCCCGGCAGCCGATCATCCAAGTGCGATCTACCTGTTCCGCGTTGCGCGCGCTGGCAACCGTGCAGATCCTGCCGTTCGAAGAAGCGGAGGCGTTGACGAAAGCTTACGGCTTTTTGCGGAACTTGGAACACCGGCTGCAAATGGTGGAGGAATTGCAAACGCATTTGCTTCCTACGGATTCGGATGCACGGGCGGAGATCGCCAAGTCGCTGGGATTATCACCGCCGGACTTCGAGTCGACGCTGCAAAAGCACCGCACGCTTGTCCATGAATTATTTCAAAAATATTTCATTAAAAAATGTGAAACGCACGCTCATATTCCGCTCGGAGTCTTCGCTGCTCCCGCGGAGGCGGAACGAAATCTCGCGGCTCTTCAGGTGCGCGATTCCCTCTTGAGCGCTCCCCGCGCCGCTCGCGCGTATCGTCGCTTAGCTCCCTTTCTGGCACAGTCGCTCGCATCGGCGGTCGACCCCGATGCCGTCCTCCGCCGTTTCGTCTCTTTCGTATCCAAATACGGAGCGCGGTCTTTCCTTTACGAAACCCTGGCGGCCAATCCGAAAGCCCTCGATCTCCTGATCCGGCTTTTCGACGCCAGCTCCTTCTTCAGCGAAATCCTTTTCGCGCAGCCCGAACTCTTCGAAGAGGTTACGCAAAGCCCTTCCCTGGGAAGGCAGAAGAATCGGGCCGACTATCTCCGAGAGCTGGAAAGTTTGCCGGGGGAACCGGCGGTCGCCGCGCGGATCTATCGTCGCGGCGAGCTTCTCCGTATTCTCCTCCGCGATATTCTGGGGCTGGCCGATCTCGCTGCGATTCAAGAAGAATATACGGCGCTTGCCGAAGCCTGCCTTGAACTTGCCTGCCGAAGATCGAGCCGGGGAAATCTGGCCTACGTGGCCCTCGGCAGGTTTGGAGGCGGTGATCTCGCTTACGGGTCCGATCTCGACTGCCTTTGCATCGGCGCACCGGAAGAAGCGGCATTGGCCGTGCACCGTTTTCTTACCGAAACGCTGGGGGCGGGAATTCTTTTTCCTATGGATTACCGTCTGCGGCCGCACGGAGAAGGCCCTCTGGCTCGTCCGGTGGAAGCGTACGAGCGCTACTACCGCGATGAGGCGGAGTTTTGGGAAATTCAGGCTTTGACTCGCGCGCGCTTCGTCGCGGGCGACCCAACTACCGGACAAAGGTTCATCGACAAAGTGGAACGGATCTGGCTCGATCGAACCGCGTCCTGCCCGGTGGACAAGGTCATCGCCATGCGGGAACGAATCGAAGCGGAACGTCACGCGGGCGTTCTTTCTTTCCGACGTTTCAAGACCGGCATCGGAGGGATTCTTGATATCGAATTCGGGATCACCCTCTGGCTTATGAAGGAACGCAAACGGGAGCCCAATTTCTGGAAGGCGTTGGTCGCCCTTCAGGCCGCCCTTCCCGCGGTGGCGCAGCGGTTTGAGCAGGGATACCGATTCCTCCGGCGCTTGGAAGCCGTGCTCCGGCGGGAAAGAAACCAGCACCAGGAAATCTTGCCCGAAGACCCTCAAGCGTGGAACCGACTCGGCCGCCGCTTGGGATTTGCTACCCTGGAAGAGTTTATCGAGGCCTACGAAGGGCAGCGAAAGGCGATTCGTGCGGGCTACGTTGAGCTATGCGAGCGAGTGCGTCGCTCGCTGCATTGA
- the rnc gene encoding ribonuclease III produces MNLEGLQVAIGHEFRSLSLLREALTHPSYAAESRRESPDYQRLEFLGDAVLQLAITDYLYSLFPKHNEGLLTKARSFLVNRARLATIARELGLGALLLLGKGEEKSGGREKDSTLADSFEALIGAIYRDAGWRKTKMIVRKLFSEALQRVGSSPETLLGNPKGLLQEFLQKEGGEPPRYRCIGQSGEAHRKWYTVVVEWGEAPLGEGTGRSKKEAELNAASDALARIAQRSPHESPFAALRRPR; encoded by the coding sequence ATGAATCTGGAAGGCCTCCAAGTGGCCATCGGGCATGAATTTCGCAGCCTGTCGTTGCTGCGCGAGGCGCTCACGCATCCTTCCTACGCGGCGGAAAGCCGACGCGAAAGCCCCGACTATCAGCGGCTGGAATTTCTAGGGGACGCCGTGTTGCAACTCGCCATCACCGACTACCTGTATTCTCTTTTCCCCAAGCACAACGAAGGATTGCTCACGAAAGCGCGCTCCTTTCTGGTCAACCGCGCGCGTCTTGCCACGATTGCCAGGGAACTCGGCCTGGGCGCTCTGCTCTTGCTCGGCAAAGGGGAAGAGAAAAGCGGCGGGCGAGAAAAAGACTCTACCCTGGCCGACTCCTTCGAGGCGCTGATCGGCGCCATCTATCGAGACGCCGGCTGGCGTAAAACGAAGATGATCGTGCGCAAGCTTTTTTCGGAGGCGCTCCAGCGGGTGGGTTCGTCGCCGGAAACTCTTCTGGGCAATCCGAAAGGATTGTTGCAGGAATTTCTGCAAAAGGAAGGGGGCGAGCCCCCTCGGTACCGCTGCATTGGCCAATCCGGCGAAGCGCATCGCAAATGGTACACCGTCGTCGTCGAGTGGGGCGAGGCACCTCTCGGAGAAGGTACCGGCCGCAGCAAAAAAGAGGCGGAGCTCAATGCAGCGAGCGACGCACTCGCTCGCATAGCTCAACGTAGCCCGCACGAATCGCCTTTCGCTGCCCTTCGTAGGCCTCGATAA
- a CDS encoding tyrosine recombinase, protein MRKTDGDAWAQAIESVLCYLATEKDHAANTQLSNRLLLEAFARWAVENRLCDPARVTIEDIHRYLARERDRGLAPSSLKSLIVALRHLFFFLRREGTISSDIATDLEMPKVGLRIPRVLSEKTIIHLLSIEYPSTPEGIRDRAILETLYGAGLRASELVGLRFTSFLREERLLRVFGKGGKERMVPLGRAAVRALEVYLREGRPLLLGARRSDFLFVKRGGGPLSRFALNQLLSRLARRIGLGRGIHPHLLRHSFATHLLHHGADLRSLQLLLGHADLATTQIYTHVDADRLREVHRRFHPRGQ, encoded by the coding sequence GTGAGGAAAACCGATGGCGATGCTTGGGCCCAAGCCATCGAATCCGTGCTATGCTATCTGGCTACCGAAAAGGATCATGCCGCCAACACCCAGCTCAGCAATCGGCTTCTTCTCGAAGCCTTCGCCCGATGGGCGGTGGAAAACCGCCTCTGCGATCCCGCCCGCGTCACCATCGAAGACATTCACAGATACTTGGCGCGGGAGCGCGACAGGGGATTGGCTCCTAGCTCTCTTAAATCGCTGATCGTGGCTTTGCGTCATTTGTTCTTCTTCTTGCGACGAGAGGGCACAATTTCCTCCGACATCGCTACTGATCTGGAGATGCCGAAAGTCGGGCTTCGAATCCCCCGAGTTTTGTCGGAGAAGACAATAATCCATCTTTTATCCATAGAATATCCATCTACCCCGGAAGGCATTCGCGATCGCGCCATCCTGGAGACCCTCTATGGAGCCGGCCTACGGGCGAGCGAACTGGTCGGCCTCCGCTTCACCTCGTTCTTGCGGGAAGAACGGTTGTTGCGTGTTTTTGGAAAGGGCGGCAAGGAACGGATGGTTCCCTTGGGTAGGGCCGCGGTTCGCGCGCTTGAGGTCTACCTTCGCGAGGGTCGTCCTCTCCTTCTGGGCGCGCGAAGAAGCGACTTTCTTTTTGTGAAGCGCGGCGGCGGTCCGCTCAGCCGTTTTGCTTTGAATCAACTCCTCTCCCGCCTAGCCCGGCGGATCGGCCTCGGCCGGGGAATTCATCCCCACCTATTGCGCCATTCGTTCGCGACCCACCTTCTTCATCACGGCGCGGACCTCCGATCCTTGCAGCTCTTGCTCGGTCACGCCGACCTCGCCACCACTCAGATTTATACCCATGTCGACGCCGATCGGCTCCGGGAAGTGCATCGGCGGTTTCATCCGAGAGGTCAATGA
- a CDS encoding sugar phosphate nucleotidyltransferase produces MKAMILAAGKGTRMGSLTTQVPKPMLSVGGRPVLDRIVCGLRDSARVTEFCLVVGHQQERIRSYFQDGAPLGVSIVYREQKVLDGTGRAPLLARDWVGEEPFLLSYGDILVDPQEYPRLIAAYCDDGVVAVCSRQDLRLGGAVRLDSNGLVQDIIEKPQNPDLWPNRYYNAGIYVFSPRAFVFMERLEKSPRGEYELTAAVRELARSGKVHGLVLQGDWADVRDPQVLAELNRRRH; encoded by the coding sequence ATGAAAGCGATGATCCTGGCCGCCGGCAAAGGCACTCGCATGGGTTCCTTAACCACGCAGGTGCCCAAGCCGATGTTGAGCGTCGGCGGGCGGCCGGTACTCGATCGGATTGTTTGCGGCCTCCGGGATTCCGCCCGGGTAACGGAGTTCTGTTTGGTCGTGGGGCACCAGCAAGAGCGTATCCGCTCTTATTTTCAGGATGGAGCGCCGCTTGGAGTTTCGATCGTCTATCGGGAGCAAAAAGTCCTCGACGGCACGGGGCGCGCCCCTCTGCTCGCGCGTGACTGGGTTGGCGAAGAGCCCTTTCTCCTCTCTTACGGGGACATCTTGGTCGACCCGCAGGAATATCCTCGCCTGATCGCGGCATACTGCGACGACGGGGTTGTCGCCGTCTGTTCCCGGCAGGACCTCCGGTTGGGAGGAGCCGTACGACTCGACTCCAACGGCTTAGTCCAGGATATTATTGAAAAACCGCAAAATCCCGATCTCTGGCCGAATCGCTACTACAATGCCGGGATCTACGTGTTTTCGCCCCGGGCGTTTGTTTTTATGGAGAGGTTGGAAAAATCCCCGAGAGGCGAGTATGAATTGACAGCGGCCGTCCGCGAGCTGGCCCGGAGCGGCAAGGTGCATGGGCTGGTTTTACAGGGCGATTGGGCCGACGTCCGGGATCCGCAAGTTTTGGCGGAGCTCAATCGCAGGCGGCATTAG
- a CDS encoding non-canonical purine NTP pyrophosphatase, translating to MLTLHLASTNPHKLAEFQRLFGPSLTLVPAIFPAADNPWKEDGLTFMDNSITKAISYSLTHPGLVLADDSGLSVAALGGEPGVRSARYAGPRASDAENRRLLLHRLADVPQEERTAVFSCALALATNGQILVTVEASCRGRITPLPRGREGFGYDPIFLPDGALLTFAEMTPEQKDRYSHRSQAVARLREWLASAQRIG from the coding sequence ATGCTGACACTCCACCTCGCCTCCACCAATCCCCACAAGTTGGCGGAGTTTCAACGCCTTTTCGGGCCTTCCTTAACCCTGGTGCCCGCAATCTTCCCCGCCGCCGACAACCCATGGAAGGAAGATGGACTGACGTTTATGGATAATTCCATCACAAAAGCTATATCGTATAGCCTCACCCACCCCGGGTTGGTGCTGGCCGATGATTCCGGCCTTTCGGTCGCAGCCCTTGGCGGCGAGCCTGGAGTTCGCTCTGCCCGCTATGCCGGCCCCCGGGCAAGCGACGCTGAGAATCGCCGCCTTCTTCTTCACCGCCTTGCAGACGTCCCGCAAGAGGAGCGCACCGCTGTTTTTTCTTGTGCCCTGGCCTTGGCGACGAACGGCCAAATCTTGGTTACCGTGGAGGCGAGCTGCCGAGGTAGGATCACACCGCTACCCCGAGGCCGCGAAGGGTTCGGATATGATCCCATCTTCTTGCCCGATGGGGCCCTGCTTACCTTCGCGGAGATGACACCGGAGCAGAAGGACCGCTACAGCCATCGGTCGCAGGCGGTCGCGCGGCTCCGCGAATGGCTGGCGTCCGCCCAAAGGATCGGATAG
- a CDS encoding SIMPL domain-containing protein: MDAARGEMESVRTIRVHAEAEAAVPIDRAVVRFALISEGKTPGEAQQRDECRFGDIRKRVDGEWGGKAAWKTSEIRLQPVMAEGKGKKEGKERTIAYRVTRREAIELAEFSQLGGLLAVLFAAGVDEVSGVEWLSNRLEPLYRELLGKALEKARGKAELLAKAAGAQLGPVLNIQEGPEPARPLSRLELEGAASGVAQQGTAAVFPVSGGEMRIQASVQVVFRLW; encoded by the coding sequence ATGGATGCCGCCAGGGGAGAGATGGAGAGCGTGCGGACCATCCGGGTCCATGCAGAGGCCGAGGCGGCAGTGCCAATCGATCGAGCGGTCGTGCGGTTCGCTTTGATCAGCGAGGGGAAGACTCCCGGCGAAGCCCAACAGCGGGACGAATGCCGCTTTGGGGACATTCGCAAACGGGTGGATGGTGAATGGGGCGGAAAGGCGGCCTGGAAGACCTCGGAAATTCGACTGCAGCCAGTCATGGCCGAGGGAAAGGGGAAAAAGGAGGGGAAAGAGCGCACCATCGCGTACCGAGTGACGCGCCGGGAGGCGATCGAGCTGGCGGAGTTCTCCCAGTTGGGCGGGCTGCTTGCCGTTCTTTTCGCTGCGGGAGTCGACGAGGTTTCCGGAGTCGAATGGCTGTCGAATCGACTAGAGCCTCTCTATCGGGAATTGCTGGGAAAGGCGTTGGAGAAGGCGCGGGGGAAGGCTGAACTCCTGGCTAAGGCGGCAGGTGCACAGTTGGGGCCGGTCTTGAACATCCAGGAAGGGCCCGAGCCTGCGCGTCCGCTTTCGCGGTTGGAACTGGAAGGCGCTGCAAGCGGGGTGGCACAGCAGGGCACTGCGGCCGTGTTTCCCGTCAGCGGCGGAGAAATGAGGATTCAGGCCTCGGTCCAGGTGGTCTTTCGCTTGTGGTGA
- a CDS encoding zinc ribbon domain-containing protein, whose product MHPDLPPLLALQEIDQQIARLRLEIAQLPLARRRVEAVLADAKRKLLEAKQAQQSTELLRRQKEGEIEELGRRLARYQAQQMQVRKNEEYQALSHEILQVKSEVEREEEEVLLLLERGDALKIDVKQEEEKAREAEEEARQQRKALAEKESRLRDQLADAEKDRERRATAVNQALLARYQNLVRGHRENAVVPVVHGNCGGCHMKLTRQTLLRAEVGAEFAFCDNCGRILFVAG is encoded by the coding sequence ATGCATCCGGATCTTCCTCCTTTGCTTGCACTACAGGAGATCGATCAACAAATCGCGCGCCTTCGCTTGGAGATCGCGCAACTGCCTCTTGCCAGGAGACGTGTGGAAGCGGTGTTGGCGGATGCGAAGCGGAAGCTGCTGGAGGCCAAGCAGGCACAGCAGTCGACCGAGCTGCTGCGACGGCAAAAGGAAGGTGAGATCGAGGAGCTGGGCCGCCGTCTGGCCCGATATCAAGCACAACAGATGCAGGTGCGGAAGAACGAAGAATATCAGGCGCTCTCCCATGAAATTCTCCAGGTCAAGAGCGAGGTGGAGAGGGAAGAGGAGGAGGTGCTGCTGCTCCTCGAAAGAGGCGACGCCTTGAAGATCGACGTGAAGCAGGAGGAAGAGAAGGCGAGGGAAGCGGAAGAGGAAGCCCGGCAGCAGCGAAAGGCGCTGGCGGAGAAGGAATCCCGGTTGAGGGACCAGCTGGCAGATGCGGAAAAGGATCGGGAGAGGCGGGCGACCGCCGTAAATCAAGCCCTTCTGGCGCGTTATCAAAATCTTGTGCGAGGACACAGAGAAAATGCTGTCGTCCCGGTCGTCCACGGAAACTGCGGAGGCTGCCACATGAAGCTGACTCGGCAGACGCTCTTGCGGGCG